From a single Lolium rigidum isolate FL_2022 chromosome 7, APGP_CSIRO_Lrig_0.1, whole genome shotgun sequence genomic region:
- the LOC124673187 gene encoding uncharacterized protein LOC124673187: MSPHGGGDDGRDGDGLLFAGVRFALVGFDPVTESQYRADMVERGGADAGGYGEAGCTHVVVFGLVYDDPVCVAARGAGKKVVTELWVDDTLDTGVMADADRVIYRPVRDLNGIPGSRSLNICLTGYQKDGREDIMKMVSLMGARFSKPLRADAVTHLICYKFEGEKYELAKKVNINLVNHQWLEACLKAWEILPIDNYRKSGWEQEMMEAQVEDSADEAEDAARVLSRSRGIARRAPITEIRMATHVDPDVYAPIRDPTVSLGNAEVAAGRHLDTLKQVSKTEDVWERSIRSTHNTNGVTNSADTEARNSVHSPINPCSNEKAPGDHITRDEVKNGDKGPVDARASALPTINTNGATECADHFVHQPTVIPAIPVVDRDNIDEKYLDSSDLLIAKSVQLPTPSAESLLEKPLHSSDMTGKVDHKDNGPVANLVDGVGQSNAEGNITLFKANSVSAGSSASKNSPILGYSRRRSRKSVSPGTNLSSAHQTASLQSYEINSPNVEFSISPSTKSNHTISKLADAKSLRDEAIKCVDRSDIVLAQTNSGLSSASPLSLNGGTDSATGTAHIPLPSRENASEAATVSDLAKKSTGSQPIKVNGDLSVDVTVNHTVSQMSGSSKKKVLSYRRASLKLAKSPEVVEKLPEIFAKEVIIESLAKAKELAQHEVAAEKACAISPSMDSEFEKGSSSFSRQNWNIETSNAPQVNSIEVVEISHATMEAGAMKVSTSRVKSTGAKRSRNATNGAHTAFASRKREIATSKSKHNIGAVISHENIEADKEKDCTSPNAAECTTSFPEEILSSKARSVSTSSLNADRKMAMAGAPTADNAGTVSLKSNFSEAAPQADTEKKLLSYRRASLKLAKSPEVEKLPEIFAKEAIIESLAKAKELAQHEVAAEKACAISPSMDSKFEKASSSFSRQNRNIEASNAPQVNSIEVAATGSQHDREVSHATVEAGARKVSTCRVKSTGAKRSRNATNGAHTIFARRIRETATSESKHDIGAVMSHENVEAEPEKDCSSLNAAECTTSFPEEIRSCKARSVATSSLNANSEMNGVPGASKLEFANLISQGNINKKPRRLPSSANDNNYQRGSSEKVSSAIERSAVANVPQPADMKMVLAGAPTADKADTVSLKSSFSEAVPQADTEKLSSSASADNHEPCAPDRVPKNRVRKAVAKRKVSGAPHYIPFEAEVLAIKQAAESSTNAGKAMGSNDLQSANKDGMANEAGSFCKDSFEDRSKDMQNIRPRSSKKKKVVDAMDGSIDLNKENIPVNNNLILKSKNGNKCVGSKCIKKSVQNGKGALCDRSMREGNDCETLSLLEPTWFILGGHRLLRKDYMSILRRLKGRVCRSSHHWSFQATHLIAPELRRTEKFFAAAAAGRWILKADYLTACNEAGKFLEEEPFEWHGDGLNNGDTISLDAPRKWRHLRQRTGHGAFHGMKIIIYGECISPSLDTMKRALRAGDGTILATSPPYTRLLKHDVSFAVVSAGVASTDEWVQEFMNHNIPCVSADYLVEYVCKPGHPLSKHVLFNMHDLAEKSLQKIQNSQPSAGTGEGDDSDPSCSACGSSNREGTLMLICSGSQGNRAGCGAGMHIDCLNLSSEAAAPDGDWLCPKCDDGQAKPPAKKAKKGARKLKPKAQMSSCDVLITL, from the exons ATGAGCccgcacggcggcggcgacgatggaCGCGACGGCGACGGGCTCCTCTTCGCCGGCGTCCGCTTCGCGCTCGTCGGCTTCGACCCCGTCACCGAGTCCCAG TACCGGGCGGACATGgtggagcgcggcggcgcggacGCCGGCGGGTACGGCGAGGCAGGGTGCACCCACGTGGTCGTCTTCGGCCTCGTCTAC GACGACCCGGTGTGCGTGGCGGCGCGGGGAGCCGGGAAGAAGGTGGTAACCGAGCTGTGGGTCGACGACACCTTGGACACCGGAGTGATGGCCGATGCCGACCGG GTAATATACAGGCCAGTGAGAGATCTGAATGGCATACCGGGCAGTCGGTCGCTTAACATTTGCCTGACAGGGTACCAAAAGGATGGGCGCGAAGACATAATG AAAATGGTTAGCTTAATGGGAGCGCGGTTTTCCAAGCCTTTGAGAGCAGACGCGGTCACCCATCTCATTTGCTATAAATTTGAAG GTGAGAAGTATGAACTTGCCAAAAAGGTGAACATCAATCTTGTTAATCACCAGTGGTTGGAAGCTTG CTTAAAGGCTTGGGAAATTCTTCCAATTGATAATTAtagaaaaag TGGTTGGGAACAAGAGATGATGGAGGCGCAAGTTGAGGATTCTGCAGATGAAGCAGAAGATGCTGCCAGAGTCTTATCTCGTAGTAGAGGAATTGCCAGAAGAGCCCCTATTACAGAGATTAGAATGGCAACTCATGTTGatcctgatgtctacgcccccattCGTGATCCTACTGTCTCTCTTGGCAATGCCGAGGTTGCTGCAGGAAGACACTTGGACACTCTGAAACAGGTTAGCAAAACAGAAGATGTATGGGAAAGGTCCATTCGGAGCACTCATAACACAAATGGTGTGACAAATTCTGCTGATACTGAGGCACGCAATTCAGTCCATTCTCCTATTAACCCCTGTAGCAATGAAAaggctcctggagatcacatcacCAGAGATGAAGTAAAAAATGGTGATAAGGGGCCAGTTGACGCTAGGGCAAGTGCCCTTCCTACCATCAACACAAATGGGGCCACAGAATGTGCTGATCATTTTGTACATCAACCAACCGTGATACCTGCTATTCCAGTGGTCGACAGAGACAACATTGATGAAAAATATTTGGATAGTTCTGACCTGCTCATTGCCAAAAGTGTTCagttgccaacaccttctgcagaAAGTCTCTTGGAGAAACCATTGCATTCATCAGATATGACTGGAAAAGTGGATCATAAGGATAATGGACCTGTAGCTAATCTTGTTGACGGAGTTGGTCAATCAAATGCAGAAGGAAATATAACCTTGTTTAAGGCCAATTCAGTATCAGCAGGCAGTTCTGCATCAAAGAATTCCCCAATCTTGGGGTACTCCAGAAGGCGTTCTCGGAAGTCAGTGTCACCAGGAACTAATTTAAGTTCAGCTCACCAAACAGCATCTCTCCAGAGCTACgagataaattcaccaaatgttGAGTTTAGTATCTCTCCGTCAACGAAGAGCAATCATACAATTAGCAAGCTTGCTGATGCCAAAAGCCTGAGAGACGAAGCAATAAAATGTGTGGATAGATCAGACATTGTACTTGCTCAGACGAACAGTGGGCTTTCTTCAGCCAGTCCATTATCGCTAAATGGAGGCACAGACTCAGCTACCGGAACTGCACATATTCCTCTCCCAAGCAGAGAAAATGCATCTGAAGCAGCAACAGTTTCTGATCTGGCAAAAAAATCTACTGGATCTCAACCCATCAAAGTTAATGGTGACCTAAGCGTTGATGTTACTGTGAATCATACGGTGAGTCAAATGTCTGGCTCTTCTAAAAAGAAGGTGTTGAGCTACAGGAGGGCTTCTTTGAAGCTTGCAAAGTCTCCTGAAGTAGTAGAAAAGCTTCCTGAAATTTTTGCTAAAGAGGTGATTATAGAGTCACTAGCTAAAGCAAAGGAACTGGCACAGCATGAAGTGGCAGCAGAGAAGGCATGTGCTATTAGCCCTTCTATGGATTCTGAATTTGAGAAGGGCAGTTCAAGTTTCTCTCGTCAAAATTGGAATATAGAGACGAGTAACGCACCACAGGTTAATAGCATTGAAGTGGTGGAGATTTCTCATGCAACCATGGAAGCAGGTGCTATGAAAGTCTCGACTTCTAGAGTGAAGAGCACTGGTGCTAAGAGGTCTAGAAATGCTACTAATGGAGCACACACTGCATTTGCAAGTCGTAAACGTGAGATTGCAACATCGAAGTCCAAGCACAATATTGGTGCAGTTATTTCCCATGAAAATATAGAAGCAGATAAAGAAAAGGACTGTACCAGTCCAAACGCAGCTGAATGTACAACATCCTTTCCTGAAGAAATCCTGAGCAGTAAAGCAAGGAGTGTTTCCACAAGCTCTCTGAATGCTGACAGGAAGATGGCTATGGCTGGTGCACCAACCGCTGATAATGCTGGTACAGTATCGTTGAAGTCAAATTTCAGTGAGGCAGCTCCTCAAGCAGACACTGAAAAGAAGCTGTTGAGCTACAGGAGGGCTTCTTTGAAGCTTGCAAAGTCTCCTGAAGTAGAAAAACTTCCTGAAATTTTTGCTAAAGAGGCGATTATAGAGTCACTAGCTAAAGCAAAGGAACTGGCGCAGCATGAAGTGGCAGCAGAGAAGGCATGTGCTATTAGCCCTTCTATGGATTCTAAATTTGAAAAGGCAAGTTCAAGTTTCTCTCGTCAGAATCGGAATATAGAGGCGAGTAACGCACCACAGGTTAATAGCATTGAAGTGGCAGCTACGGGCTCACAACATGACAGGGAGGTTTCTCATGCAACCGTGGAAGCAGGTGCTAGGAAAGTATCAACTTGTAGAGTAAAGAGCACTGGTGCTAAGAGGTCTAGGAATGCTACCAATGGAGCACACACTATATTTGCACGTCGTATACGCGAGACTGCAACATCTGAGTCCAAGCACGATATTGGTGCAGTTATGTCCCATGAAAATGTAGAAGCAGAACCAGAAAAAGATTGTAGCAGTCTGAACGCAGCTGAATGTACAACATCCTTTCCTGAAGAAATCCGGAGCTGTAAAGCAAGGAGTGTTGCCACGAGCTCCCTGAATGCCAACAGTGAGATGAATGGTGTACCAGGAGCTTCAAAGCTGGAGTTCGCTAATTTGATTTCGCAGGGAAATATAAACAAAAAACCTAGGAGGCTTCCAAGCAGTGCAAATGATAATAACTATCAAAGGGGTTCATCTGAGAAGGTTTCAAGTGCCATAGAAAGGAGTGCTGTTGCAAACGTGCCTCAGCCTGCTGACATGAAGATGGTTTTGGCTGGTGCACCAACCGCTGATAAAGCTGATACAGTATCGTTGAAGTCGAGTTTTAGTGAGGCAGTTCCTCAAGCTGACACTGAAAAGCTTTCAAGCAGTGCAAGTGCAGATAACCATGAACCATGTGCACCTGATAGAGTACCAAAGAACAGAGTGCGCAAAGCAGTTGCCAAAAGGAAAGTTTCTGGCGCACCACACTACATACCATTTGAAGCTGAAGTTCTGGCAATAAAACAGGCTGCAGAGAGCTCCACAAATGCTGGCAAGGCAATGGGTAGTAACGATCTCCAGAGTGCGAATAAGGATGGTATGGCAAATGAAGCTGGATCATTTTGCAAAGATTCCTTTGAAGACAGATCAAAAGATATGCAGAACATTAGACCAAGGAGCAGCAAAAAGAAAAAGGTTGTAGATGCAATGGATGGTTCTATCGACCTTAACAAGGAGAATATACCAGTCAATAATAACCTCATTCTTAAATCAAAGAATGGAAATAAATGTGTGGGTTCTAAATGTATCAAAAAATCAGTACAAAATGGGAAAGGTGCGCTTTGTGACCGCAGTATGAGAGAAGGAAATGATTGTGAAACTTTGTCCTTGTTGGAACCAACATGGTTTATCTTAGGTGGACATCGCCTACTGAGAAAGGATTATATGTCAATACTTAGACGGCTGAAGGGAAGAGTATGCAGGAGCTCACATCACTGGTCTTTCCAAGCGACACATCTTATTGCGCCCGAGCTCCGCAGAACTGAAAAGTTCTTTGCAGCTGCCGCAGCTGGGAG GTGGATACTCAAGGCTGATTACTTGACTGCTTGCAATGAGGCTGGCAAGTTTTTAGAGGAAGAACCATTTGAGTGGCATGGTGATGGCCTTAACAACGGCGATACGATAAGTCTGGATGCTCCAAGAAAATGGCGCCACCTAAGGCAGCGCACTGGCCATGGCGCCTTCCATGGGATGAAGATCATCATATACGGAGAGTGCATTTCTCCATCACTG GACACGATGAAGCGTGCGCTGAGGGCTGGCGATGGCACAATTTTAGCAACCTCCCCGCCTTACACCCGACTACTGAAACACGACGTCAGTTTCGCCGTCGTGTCTGCAGGCGTGGCAAGCACAGACGAATGGGTTCAAGAGTTCATGAACCACAACATCCCCTGCGTCAGCGCGGACTACCTGGTGGAGTACGTGTGCAAGCCCGGCCACCCTCTGAGCAAGCACGTTCTCTTCAACATGCACGACCTGGCAGAGAAGTCCCTGCAGAAGATACAGAACTCTCAGCCCAGCGCTGGCACCGGAGAGGGAGACGACTCTGACCCAAGCTGCTCTGCCTGCGGATCGAGCAACCGGGAAGGGACTCTGATGCTGATATGCAGCGGCAGCCAGGGGAACAGGGCTGGCTGCGGTGCTGGGATGCACATCGACTGCTTGAACCTGAGTTCTGAAGCCGCTGCACCAGACGGTGACTGGCTGTGCCCCAAGTGTGACGACGGGCAAGCGAAGCCGCCTGCGAAGAAGGCCAAGAAAGGTGCCAGGAAACTGAAGCCCAAAGCGCAGATGAGTTCTTGTGATGTGTTAATAACGTTATAG